One genomic region from Jilunia laotingensis encodes:
- a CDS encoding DUF2007-related protein encodes MITSRKISQVDVFAGSPWEVASIKNLLIAAYIEVSTKDKGTDGILLSVPCEYYTAAMRVISNRRVS; translated from the coding sequence ATGATCACGAGTAGAAAGATTTCACAGGTAGATGTTTTCGCGGGGAGCCCTTGGGAGGTAGCGAGCATAAAGAACCTGCTAATTGCAGCTTACATTGAAGTATCGACAAAAGACAAAGGAACAGACGGAATATTATTATCCGTACCTTGCGAGTATTACACCGCTGCCATGCGGGTAATAAGCAACCGAAGAGTTTCGTAG
- a CDS encoding MBG domain-containing protein, with translation MRKFIFAITGALLLGTTVHAQQIKGDFDKQTDWGVQTSFSGPDPSFTDMGITPDGWSALNVTQMGLNFPLVFGDAGMEGNGKSVKMMNRKLGAFGIGANSPSYITLGTTWVYADILGVMSQLGDKSDPDDSNGGSLGGIDFNFRPDSISGYFKRSHGTQNPDEIAQIIVYSWIGTSKSYSPVGDGMDLTENLPKEALVDRDIDILGIQNDGKPANGITLIGKQMYSIEGNLPDWTRISVPIEYQREENPMKLNVIISSADYFNRSNIGTENQLWADNVRFIYNSKLKSITIDGKALDGFDEDTLTYVLPQADASKTVAAKAFGKNANVTIGELKDSQRTITVEDLTAAGVKKHVYTLIYKGAPAELSWKQVSAEDCVYGNTIDIKPVSANTEGLFSYEISNTDLAEIVDGNQLHFKGVGEIKITARQAAGGEYSPSVSEPLVLNVRKAPLVIGVKDIERKYNYSDDKFEFVYEGLKNDDAEHIDRVFTVKPVVSIPEQTLPNGKILKTTKGVYVGEYVLTVSGATAANYEPTYTTGTLTVTPAAPIVIGIKAASVDEGSDLPVLTVDYSKLIGEDKLDHSLVFSAEPTLKTSAVKGSPAGTYDILFDAEGTLTEAAKKNYESISYAEKGVLTIKAIKTQPAFEDLVSKVEGLPEKEYVYAGYTDILGRILVYDKEGNLMDPDLLTFSTNSNSAFGIEKNGDYRLWGSVNGATGDVEIKVTVKETETTLPVTEVVGHTLILKKEANIRPKDFALSAGDFIGNMGDAFPIYIQSEEILEKDLDAFGMLGAFVTCPTLNIETPDGILKLEVDPESDYKNSFKEEAVEKLHQLPTGKYSFTLEGGESTQYAYNYDNTVKGVMLVPGKSTVEIKGIDNLVYGRKEPFKIEIEANGSPVTEYTITKNFIQETDAVGEYKVLSVGTDTITFTIPATEQTIEETCVRILTVNKATLIVTPEDIICKEGSVVIPETYEFKYEGFVNEDNASSLDVLPIGICQVTETAKEGEVFTIFATGAEDDHYDFVYREGKFMINGEQGITNNTADGKIRVLFTKGNLVIQGNEDALPIAIYNLQGVLVANFDGRDAIIPVALSGHGIYIVRIGNYASKIVID, from the coding sequence ATGAGGAAATTTATTTTTGCTATTACAGGTGCTTTGCTACTGGGAACCACTGTCCATGCCCAGCAAATCAAAGGTGACTTTGATAAACAAACGGACTGGGGTGTACAAACATCATTTTCGGGACCCGACCCCTCTTTCACCGATATGGGTATTACTCCCGATGGGTGGTCAGCTTTGAATGTGACTCAGATGGGGCTCAATTTCCCATTAGTTTTCGGGGATGCCGGAATGGAAGGGAACGGAAAAAGTGTCAAAATGATGAATCGCAAATTGGGAGCTTTTGGAATCGGAGCCAATTCTCCAAGCTACATTACACTGGGTACTACCTGGGTATATGCCGATATTCTGGGCGTCATGTCCCAATTGGGAGACAAGAGCGATCCGGACGATAGCAACGGTGGCTCATTGGGTGGAATTGATTTCAACTTCCGTCCCGATTCAATCTCCGGTTATTTCAAGAGGTCACACGGTACTCAGAATCCGGACGAGATTGCCCAAATCATCGTTTATTCCTGGATCGGCACATCCAAGTCCTATTCACCTGTTGGCGACGGCATGGATCTCACGGAGAATCTTCCGAAAGAGGCACTCGTAGACCGGGACATAGATATATTAGGAATCCAAAATGACGGCAAACCGGCAAACGGTATAACGCTGATCGGTAAACAAATGTACTCGATCGAGGGAAACTTGCCCGATTGGACACGTATTTCCGTTCCGATCGAATACCAGCGTGAAGAGAATCCGATGAAGCTAAATGTGATCATCTCCTCAGCCGATTATTTCAACCGTTCCAATATCGGAACCGAAAATCAGTTATGGGCAGATAATGTCCGTTTCATCTACAATTCAAAATTGAAATCAATCACTATCGACGGTAAAGCACTGGATGGCTTCGATGAAGATACGTTGACTTATGTATTGCCACAAGCCGATGCGTCTAAAACCGTTGCAGCCAAAGCTTTCGGCAAGAATGCAAACGTGACGATCGGTGAACTGAAAGACTCGCAAAGAACCATCACAGTTGAAGACCTAACAGCTGCCGGAGTGAAGAAGCATGTCTACACCTTAATATATAAGGGCGCACCTGCCGAACTATCATGGAAACAGGTCAGCGCGGAAGATTGCGTATATGGAAATACGATCGACATTAAGCCGGTTTCAGCCAATACGGAGGGATTATTCAGTTATGAAATCAGCAATACCGATCTGGCTGAGATTGTGGATGGAAATCAGTTGCATTTCAAAGGAGTAGGTGAAATAAAAATTACAGCCAGACAAGCCGCAGGTGGAGAATATTCACCATCAGTGTCCGAGCCTCTGGTACTGAATGTCCGGAAAGCTCCGTTGGTGATCGGTGTAAAGGATATCGAACGTAAATATAATTACTCGGACGATAAATTCGAGTTCGTATACGAAGGACTGAAAAACGACGATGCCGAACATATCGACCGGGTATTCACCGTCAAACCCGTAGTATCTATTCCTGAACAGACACTACCGAACGGTAAGATATTGAAAACGACGAAAGGAGTTTATGTAGGAGAATATGTATTGACAGTTTCCGGTGCTACTGCAGCAAACTACGAACCGACCTATACAACCGGTACATTGACCGTGACCCCGGCCGCTCCTATAGTGATCGGAATCAAGGCTGCCAGCGTGGATGAGGGCAGCGACCTTCCGGTTCTGACGGTGGATTACAGTAAGTTGATCGGTGAAGACAAATTAGACCACTCTCTGGTATTCTCAGCGGAGCCTACCCTCAAAACTTCAGCAGTGAAAGGCTCTCCAGCGGGTACATACGATATCCTCTTCGATGCAGAAGGCACATTGACAGAAGCAGCTAAAAAGAATTATGAAAGCATTTCTTATGCCGAGAAAGGGGTGTTGACTATTAAAGCTATCAAGACTCAGCCTGCATTCGAGGATCTGGTAAGCAAAGTAGAAGGGTTGCCTGAAAAAGAATACGTATATGCCGGTTATACCGATATTTTAGGAAGAATTCTTGTCTATGACAAGGAAGGAAACCTGATGGATCCCGACCTGTTAACTTTCAGCACGAACTCAAACAGTGCATTCGGCATTGAAAAGAACGGGGACTACCGTTTGTGGGGAAGTGTAAATGGAGCCACTGGTGATGTAGAAATAAAAGTTACGGTAAAAGAGACAGAAACAACACTGCCTGTAACAGAAGTTGTAGGTCATACGCTCATCTTGAAAAAAGAAGCGAATATCCGTCCTAAGGATTTTGCTCTGTCTGCCGGTGATTTTATAGGAAACATGGGTGATGCATTTCCTATTTATATCCAAAGTGAAGAAATTCTGGAAAAAGACTTGGATGCTTTCGGTATGTTAGGAGCATTTGTTACTTGTCCGACATTGAATATTGAAACACCCGATGGCATTCTGAAACTGGAAGTAGATCCCGAAAGTGACTATAAAAACAGTTTCAAAGAAGAAGCGGTAGAGAAACTTCACCAATTGCCTACCGGAAAATATTCATTCACTCTGGAAGGAGGCGAATCCACACAATATGCCTACAACTATGACAATACGGTCAAAGGAGTAATGTTGGTACCGGGCAAGTCAACGGTTGAAATAAAAGGTATCGATAATTTGGTTTACGGACGCAAGGAACCGTTCAAGATAGAAATTGAAGCAAACGGATCTCCCGTCACTGAATATACGATTACCAAGAATTTTATTCAGGAAACCGATGCAGTCGGAGAATATAAAGTCCTGAGCGTAGGAACAGACACGATTACGTTTACCATCCCTGCCACAGAGCAGACAATCGAAGAAACCTGTGTACGGATACTGACTGTAAACAAAGCGACTTTGATCGTTACTCCGGAGGATATTATCTGCAAAGAGGGAAGTGTGGTGATTCCAGAAACATACGAGTTTAAATACGAAGGTTTCGTAAATGAAGATAATGCAAGCTCACTAGATGTCCTTCCTATTGGAATCTGCCAAGTAACAGAGACAGCAAAAGAAGGTGAAGTCTTTACGATTTTCGCAACCGGTGCAGAAGACGATCATTATGATTTCGTCTACCGTGAAGGGAAGTTTATGATCAACGGTGAACAGGGTATTACCAATAATACCGCAGACGGAAAGATCAGAGTACTCTTTACGAAAGGCAATCTCGTCATACAAGGAAACGAGGATGCTTTGCCCATTGCTATTTATAACCTTCAGGGAGTGTTGGTTGCCAACTTTGACGGTAGGGACGCTATTATCCCCGTAGCCCTTTCGGGTCATGGCATCTACATTGTCAGAATAGGTAATTACGCAAGTAAGATCGTTATCGATTAG
- the argH gene encoding argininosuccinate lyase, with protein sequence MAQKLWEKSVQVNKDIERFTVGHDREMDLYLAKHDIMGSMAHITMLESIGLLTKEELSRLLAELKNIYAEAERGKFVIEDGVEDVHSQVELMLTRRLGDVGKKIHSGRSRNDQVLLDLKLFTRTQLKEIAEAVEQLFHVLILQSERYKNVLMPGYTHLQIAMPSSFGLWFGAYAESLVDDMLFLQAAFKMCNRNPLGSAAGYGSSFPLNRTMTTRLLGFDSLNYNVVYAQMGRGKMERNVAFALATIAGTISKLAFDACMFNSQNFGFVKLPDDCTTGSSIMPHKKNPDVFELTRAKCNKLQSLPQQIMMIANNLPSGYFRDLQIIKEVFLPAFQELKDCLQMTTYIMNEIRVNEHILDDDKYLFIFSVEEVNRLVREGMPFRDAYKKIGLDIEAGRFSHDKQVHHTHEGSIGNLCNDEISVLMQNVIDGFNFHSMEEAEKALLGR encoded by the coding sequence ATGGCACAGAAACTTTGGGAGAAATCCGTTCAGGTAAATAAAGATATAGAACGTTTTACGGTTGGACATGACCGTGAAATGGATCTTTATTTGGCAAAACATGATATTATGGGTTCTATGGCGCATATCACAATGCTTGAAAGCATTGGTTTGTTGACAAAAGAAGAACTATCTCGACTCTTGGCTGAGTTGAAGAATATCTATGCCGAGGCTGAACGGGGGAAGTTTGTTATTGAAGACGGTGTGGAAGATGTTCATTCACAGGTCGAATTGATGTTGACCCGTCGTTTGGGGGATGTCGGTAAAAAAATACATAGCGGGCGATCCCGTAATGATCAGGTATTGCTTGATCTAAAACTCTTTACCCGCACCCAATTGAAAGAGATAGCAGAGGCTGTGGAGCAACTTTTTCATGTGCTTATTTTGCAAAGTGAGCGTTATAAGAATGTATTAATGCCCGGATATACTCATCTACAGATAGCTATGCCTTCCTCGTTTGGCTTATGGTTTGGAGCTTATGCCGAGAGTCTGGTAGATGATATGCTTTTTCTGCAAGCAGCTTTCAAAATGTGTAACCGTAATCCTTTGGGATCTGCAGCAGGATATGGTTCTTCTTTCCCATTGAATCGTACAATGACTACCCGTTTGCTTGGTTTCGATTCATTGAACTATAATGTAGTTTATGCCCAGATGGGCCGTGGGAAAATGGAACGAAATGTAGCCTTTGCTTTGGCGACTATTGCAGGTACTATTTCTAAGTTGGCATTCGATGCTTGTATGTTTAATAGCCAGAACTTTGGATTTGTTAAGTTACCGGATGATTGTACTACCGGTTCAAGTATCATGCCGCATAAAAAGAACCCTGATGTTTTTGAATTGACACGCGCCAAATGCAATAAACTGCAATCGCTTCCACAACAGATCATGATGATTGCTAATAATCTTCCTTCTGGATATTTTCGTGATTTGCAAATCATTAAAGAAGTCTTTCTTCCCGCTTTCCAAGAATTGAAAGATTGTTTGCAAATGACTACTTATATTATGAATGAAATAAGGGTAAATGAACACATTCTTGATGATGACAAGTATTTGTTTATTTTTAGTGTTGAGGAAGTAAATCGATTAGTTCGTGAAGGGATGCCTTTCCGCGATGCTTATAAAAAAATAGGACTTGACATTGAAGCAGGTCGTTTCTCACATGACAAACAAGTACATCATACGCATGAAGGAAGTATCGGCAACCTTTGTAATGATGAAATTTCTGTTTTGATGCAGAATGTGATAGATGGTTTTAATTTCCATTCTATGGAAGAGGCAGAAAAAGCATTATTAGGACGCTAA
- the pyrE gene encoding orotate phosphoribosyltransferase, translating into MKNLERLFAEKLLKIKAIKLQPANPFTWASGWKSPFYCDNRKTLSYPSLRNFVKIEITRLILERFGQVDAIAGVATGAIPQGALVADALNLPFVYVRSTPKDHGLENLIEGELRPGMKVVVVEDLISTGGSSLKAVDAIRRDGCEVIGMVAAYTYGFPIAEQAFKDAKVPLVTLTNYEAVLDVALRTGYIEESDIETLNKWRKDPAHWEAGK; encoded by the coding sequence ATGAAAAACTTAGAGAGATTATTTGCCGAGAAGTTACTGAAGATCAAAGCGATTAAGCTACAACCAGCTAATCCTTTTACTTGGGCTTCCGGATGGAAGTCACCGTTCTACTGCGATAACCGCAAAACTCTTTCCTATCCGTCTCTTCGGAATTTTGTGAAAATTGAAATTACACGTTTGATATTGGAACGTTTCGGACAGGTTGATGCCATTGCCGGTGTTGCTACCGGTGCTATTCCTCAGGGGGCATTGGTTGCTGATGCGTTAAATCTTCCTTTCGTGTATGTTCGTTCTACTCCGAAAGATCATGGATTGGAGAATCTCATTGAAGGAGAACTTCGTCCCGGGATGAAAGTTGTGGTGGTTGAAGATTTGATCTCTACTGGTGGAAGTAGTTTGAAAGCTGTTGATGCCATTCGCCGCGATGGTTGTGAGGTGATCGGCATGGTGGCTGCTTATACTTATGGATTCCCTATCGCTGAGCAGGCTTTCAAAGATGCCAAAGTTCCTTTAGTGACTTTGACTAACTATGAAGCTGTACTTGATGTGGCACTTCGTACCGGATACATTGAAGAATCGGATATCGAGACATTGAATAAATGGCGTAAAGATCCTGCACATTGGGAAGCTGGAAAGTAA
- a CDS encoding regulatory protein RecX has product MNTMTEEEALTRVSAYCATAEHCRAEVSEKLQKWGIAYEAIERIVKRLEAEKYIDDERFCRAFVNDKFRFAKWGKMKIGQGLYMKKIPADLSWRCLNGIDQDEYLAVLRDLIASKRKSVRGKDEYEQNGKLIRFALSRGFEMKDIKCCIEVSDEEAYTD; this is encoded by the coding sequence ATGAATACGATGACTGAAGAAGAGGCATTAACTCGTGTGTCTGCCTATTGTGCCACTGCGGAACACTGCAGGGCCGAAGTTAGTGAAAAATTACAAAAGTGGGGGATAGCATATGAAGCTATCGAGCGCATTGTAAAACGGCTTGAAGCCGAGAAATACATTGATGATGAACGCTTCTGCCGTGCTTTTGTAAATGATAAGTTTCGTTTTGCCAAATGGGGAAAGATGAAAATAGGACAGGGGCTATATATGAAAAAGATCCCTGCCGACCTTTCTTGGCGTTGTCTGAATGGAATTGATCAGGACGAATATCTGGCGGTTTTGCGTGATTTGATTGCTTCCAAAAGAAAAAGTGTACGTGGAAAAGATGAATATGAACAGAATGGAAAATTGATTCGTTTTGCTTTGAGCCGTGGCTTTGAAATGAAAGATATCAAATGCTGCATTGAAGTTTCAGACGAAGAAGCATACACCGATTGA
- the prmC gene encoding peptide chain release factor N(5)-glutamine methyltransferase, with translation MNRVSAYIRQSLQDLYPPQELKSLVMMICCDMLGMDALDIYLGKDINLSESKQHELENILLRLRKNEPIQYIRGVASFLGRPFQVAPGVLIPRPETAELVELIISENKNRFIRILDVGTGSGCIAVSLSLEGYKDVVAWDISDDALAIARTNNEVLGANVLFEKKDVFADQSIGSAKFDIIVSNPPYVTEAEREEMELNVLDWEPELALFVSDNDPLCFYRCIAILGRELLTGEGQLYFEINRAYGVETVSMLTDLGYRNPRIIKDISGNDRIVTAYK, from the coding sequence ATGAATCGAGTTTCTGCTTATATCCGTCAGTCGTTGCAAGATTTATATCCTCCTCAGGAATTAAAAAGCCTGGTGATGATGATTTGCTGTGACATGCTGGGTATGGATGCGCTCGATATTTACTTGGGCAAAGATATCAATTTATCGGAAAGCAAACAGCATGAACTGGAAAACATATTACTGCGTTTAAGGAAAAATGAGCCTATACAATATATACGAGGTGTTGCGTCTTTTCTCGGTAGGCCTTTTCAGGTAGCACCGGGAGTCTTGATTCCTCGTCCTGAAACCGCTGAATTGGTTGAGCTTATTATCAGTGAAAACAAGAACCGGTTCATTCGGATACTGGATGTTGGAACCGGAAGCGGATGCATTGCTGTTTCCCTTTCATTGGAGGGATATAAAGATGTTGTTGCGTGGGATATCTCGGACGATGCTCTTGCTATAGCTCGTACTAACAATGAAGTATTAGGGGCAAACGTTCTTTTTGAAAAGAAGGATGTGTTTGCGGATCAATCTATAGGCTCTGCAAAATTTGATATTATTGTCAGTAACCCTCCTTACGTAACAGAGGCTGAGCGAGAAGAGATGGAGTTGAACGTACTTGACTGGGAACCCGAATTGGCTTTGTTTGTTTCTGATAATGATCCGCTTTGTTTTTACCGGTGCATTGCAATTTTGGGGAGAGAATTATTAACGGGCGAAGGACAACTATATTTTGAAATAAATCGTGCTTACGGTGTTGAAACTGTGAGTATGCTTACTGACTTGGGATATCGCAATCCTCGAATTATTAAAGATATTTCAGGTAATGATAGAATAGTAACTGCATATAAATGA
- the ribD gene encoding bifunctional diaminohydroxyphosphoribosylaminopyrimidine deaminase/5-amino-6-(5-phosphoribosylamino)uracil reductase RibD, whose protein sequence is MKEEKYMQRCIELAGNGLCNVSPNPMVGAVIVCDGKIIGEGYHIRCGEAHAEVNAIRSVKDESLLERSTIYVSLEPCSHYGKTPPCADLIIEKKIPRIVIGCQDPFSKVAGRGIQKLRDAGREVIVGVLEAECRQLICKFITFHTFHRPYITLKWAESQDGFIDLNRTAGNPVKLSTPLTSMIVHKKRSESDAIMVGTRTALLDNPSLTVRNWYGKNPIRIVLDKDLSLPTSLHLFDGSVPTLIFTENQHSPLSNPEYIVLNYQKDILPQIMEELYKRGIQSLLVEGGSILLQSFIDAGCWDEAFVEQASKELHSGVKAPEIRNKISYSTEKCFGVEIKHYSNLEV, encoded by the coding sequence ATGAAAGAAGAAAAATATATGCAACGCTGCATTGAACTGGCAGGAAACGGTTTATGCAACGTGTCACCCAACCCGATGGTAGGAGCAGTCATCGTGTGCGATGGGAAAATCATTGGAGAGGGTTATCATATACGTTGCGGAGAGGCACATGCAGAAGTCAATGCTATCCGATCTGTTAAGGACGAATCCTTATTAGAACGCTCTACAATTTATGTCAGTCTCGAGCCATGTTCACATTACGGTAAAACTCCCCCCTGTGCGGACCTGATTATTGAAAAAAAGATTCCCAGAATTGTAATAGGCTGCCAAGATCCTTTTTCAAAAGTGGCAGGCCGCGGTATTCAAAAGTTGCGTGATGCCGGCAGAGAAGTTATAGTAGGAGTACTCGAAGCCGAATGTCGTCAACTGATATGCAAATTCATTACTTTTCATACTTTCCATCGCCCCTATATCACTCTGAAATGGGCAGAATCTCAAGACGGATTTATTGACCTCAACCGGACTGCCGGCAACCCGGTAAAACTATCTACTCCGTTGACATCAATGATTGTACATAAAAAAAGGAGCGAATCAGATGCAATCATGGTGGGAACTCGGACAGCACTACTTGACAACCCTTCGCTGACTGTACGCAATTGGTATGGTAAAAATCCCATTCGAATCGTACTGGATAAAGATTTGTCTCTCCCGACCAGCCTCCACCTCTTCGACGGCAGTGTACCTACATTGATATTCACGGAGAATCAACATTCTCCGCTTTCCAACCCGGAATACATTGTCCTCAATTATCAAAAAGATATTCTGCCCCAAATAATGGAAGAGCTTTATAAAAGAGGAATACAATCGCTTTTGGTTGAAGGTGGTTCTATTTTACTACAATCATTTATAGATGCAGGATGTTGGGATGAAGCTTTCGTAGAGCAAGCCTCAAAAGAGTTACATTCCGGTGTTAAAGCACCTGAAATAAGGAATAAAATTAGTTATTCCACAGAAAAATGTTTCGGAGTAGAAATTAAACATTACTCAAACCTTGAAGTCTAA
- a CDS encoding DUF6242 domain-containing protein encodes MRIKFLSVIVSFLLVSFAMSSCLGDDDPVEYSPNSMLMAFELDTVHGVNYKFTIDQLTGKIYNVDSLPVGSDTIIDKIRITKLSVSGFVTIRNHANTGDSVFNMEDSVNLVGTMEILPDGKPGKPFKFKVWTMDMKYSKDYSLYVRVHQQVPDSLQWGKDAMKVDFAPTITGKQKSIIYKEQIFTYAANSPVYSTNLSDGRNWTSGAASGLPSTDLTSIVTFRGLLYATVEGSGKVYSSEDGRTWNEVPSFGEVIRLISPMNKGLSGEILTGIKTFIPENVERFCTTEDGSDWTPGEIAPHSFPRNNISVTTYNNIVGVENVAVVGNVIDPVEKVDTATVVWAYMEGQEWVALNTESKYSCPLLKDPSVMYYGGAFYVFGKDFKTFYKSEAGLVWNEVKSKFMFPVATPSSENSEATRGFRGKESDYSMVVDKDHFIWIMRSTPNEVWRGRLNRLGFKVQ; translated from the coding sequence ATGAGAATAAAGTTTTTATCAGTCATTGTAAGTTTCCTACTCGTGTCATTTGCCATGAGTTCTTGCCTTGGTGATGATGATCCGGTCGAATACAGTCCGAATTCAATGTTAATGGCATTTGAACTTGATACTGTGCATGGAGTTAATTACAAATTCACAATAGATCAACTTACCGGTAAAATTTACAATGTAGATTCATTACCCGTCGGTTCGGATACTATTATCGATAAAATCCGAATTACCAAACTCAGTGTTTCCGGCTTCGTTACAATCAGAAATCATGCCAACACAGGAGATTCAGTCTTCAATATGGAAGATTCAGTCAATCTGGTGGGAACAATGGAAATTCTACCTGACGGCAAACCCGGAAAACCTTTCAAATTCAAAGTATGGACTATGGATATGAAATATTCAAAAGATTATTCTCTTTATGTACGTGTCCATCAGCAAGTGCCCGATTCTCTACAATGGGGGAAAGACGCCATGAAAGTTGATTTTGCTCCCACAATTACAGGGAAACAAAAATCCATTATTTATAAAGAACAAATATTTACTTACGCTGCCAATTCACCCGTTTATTCGACCAACTTGTCTGATGGCAGGAACTGGACATCAGGGGCTGCCAGCGGATTACCTTCCACTGACCTTACTTCCATTGTCACTTTTAGAGGTCTGTTATATGCTACAGTAGAAGGCAGTGGTAAAGTATACAGTTCGGAGGACGGACGGACGTGGAATGAAGTTCCTTCATTCGGTGAAGTAATCAGATTAATTTCTCCGATGAATAAAGGTTTATCGGGAGAGATATTAACCGGTATTAAAACATTTATTCCGGAAAACGTTGAGAGATTCTGTACGACTGAAGATGGAAGTGATTGGACACCCGGAGAGATTGCTCCACATAGTTTCCCACGTAACAACATTTCCGTAACAACTTACAATAACATAGTTGGAGTCGAGAATGTAGCAGTGGTAGGCAACGTAATTGATCCTGTAGAAAAAGTGGATACGGCTACTGTCGTATGGGCTTATATGGAAGGACAAGAATGGGTAGCCTTGAATACCGAATCCAAATACTCCTGCCCATTACTGAAAGATCCTTCGGTAATGTATTACGGTGGTGCTTTCTATGTTTTCGGCAAAGATTTCAAAACTTTCTATAAATCGGAAGCAGGTCTTGTTTGGAACGAAGTAAAAAGCAAATTCATGTTCCCTGTTGCTACTCCTTCTTCAGAAAACTCAGAAGCCACCAGAGGTTTCAGAGGAAAAGAATCAGATTACTCAATGGTAGTGGACAAGGATCACTTTATTTGGATTATGCGTAGCACTCCTAATGAAGTCTGGCGGGGACGTTTGAACCGTCTAGGTTTTAAAGTGCAATAG
- a CDS encoding DUF6089 family protein, with the protein MGLIKRALIICLLLLTLPCLYLSAQDEDEYKMELGGALGGSFYMGDANYTTPFKDLGFAGGIVARYIMNPRMAIKGNFTVGRISGDTKNFKNKYPENGEASFKRTIFDLGAQFEYNFLGYGTGYGFRGEHRLTPYILGGMGFTFAPAPAEGIFTVNFPIGVGVKYKLARRINIGCEFTMRFSMSDKLDVTNKEGLQLNDPYRIKGNGLKNKDSYSYTVFFITYDLFSKCKECNN; encoded by the coding sequence ATGGGATTGATTAAAAGAGCGCTGATTATATGTTTACTGTTACTGACTCTACCTTGCTTGTACCTTTCGGCTCAAGATGAAGATGAGTACAAAATGGAACTGGGTGGTGCATTAGGTGGAAGCTTTTACATGGGCGATGCCAATTATACCACACCGTTCAAGGATTTAGGATTTGCCGGAGGGATTGTGGCAAGATATATCATGAATCCCCGAATGGCAATAAAAGGCAATTTCACAGTCGGAAGGATATCCGGCGATACGAAGAATTTCAAAAACAAGTACCCGGAAAACGGAGAGGCAAGTTTCAAACGCACGATCTTCGATTTAGGGGCACAATTTGAATATAATTTCCTGGGATATGGAACAGGATATGGATTCAGAGGCGAACATCGGTTGACTCCTTATATATTAGGAGGAATGGGATTTACCTTTGCACCGGCACCAGCCGAAGGGATTTTCACAGTAAATTTCCCTATCGGAGTCGGAGTAAAATATAAATTAGCCCGTCGAATTAATATCGGATGTGAGTTTACAATGCGCTTCAGCATGAGTGACAAATTGGATGTCACCAACAAAGAAGGATTGCAACTGAATGATCCATACAGGATAAAAGGAAATGGTTTGAAGAACAAAGACAGTTACTCATATACCGTCTTTTTTATTACTTATGACCTTTTCTCCAAATGTAAAGAATGTAACAACTAA